A region from the Phaenicophaeus curvirostris isolate KB17595 chromosome 3, BPBGC_Pcur_1.0, whole genome shotgun sequence genome encodes:
- the LOC138718709 gene encoding feather keratin-like codes for MACNDLCRPCAPAPLANSCNEPCVRQCQDSSVVIQPSTVLVTLPGPILTSFPQSTTVGSSASAAVGSELSYQGVPVSNGAFGYGYGYGLGGLGCYGGRGLGWFGGRRGCYPC; via the coding sequence atggcctgcaacgacctctgccgcccctgcgcacccgccccgctggccaacagctgcaacgagccctgtgtcaggcagtgccaggactcctccgTCGTCATCCAGCCTTCCACCGTGCTggtcaccctgccaggacccatcctcacctccttcccccagagcaccACCGTCGGATCCTCTGCATCggctgccgtgggcagcgaactcagctaccagggagtgCCAGTCTCCAACGGGGCCTTCGGCTATGGCTACGGCTACGGATTGGGAGGTCTGGGCTGCTATGGTGGCAGAGGTCTCGGCTGGTtcggtggcaggagaggctgctacCCTTGCTAA
- the LOC138718662 gene encoding feather keratin-like — translation MACNDLCRPCAPAPLANSCNEPCVRQCQDSSVVIQPSTVLVTLPGPILTSFPQSTAIGSSASAAVGSELSYQGVPVSNGAFGYGYGLGGLGCYGGRGLGWFGGRRGCYPC, via the coding sequence atggcctgcaacgacctctgccgcccctgcgcacccgccccgctggccaacagctgcaacgagccctgtgtcaggcagtgccaggactcctccgTGGTCATCCAGCCTTCCACCGTGCTggtcaccctgccaggacccatcctcacctccttcccccagagcaccGCCATCGGGTCCTCCGCATCGGCTGCCGTGGGCAGTGAActcagctaccagggagtgcctgtctccaacggggccttcggctacggctacggcttgggaggcctgggctgctatggtggcagaggtctcggctggttcggtggcaggagaggctgctacCCTTGCTAA
- the LOC138718708 gene encoding feather keratin-like encodes MACNDLCRPCAPAPLANSCNEPCVRQCQDSSVVIQPSTVLVTLPGPILTSFPQSTTVGSSASAAVGSELSYQGVPVSNGAFGYGYGYGLGGLGCYGGRGLGWFGGRRGCYPC; translated from the coding sequence atggcctgcaacgacctctgccgcccctgcgcacccgccccgctggccaacagctgcaacgagccctgcgtcaggcagtgccaggactcctccgTCGTCATCCAGCCTTCCACCGTGCTggtcaccctgccaggacccatcctcacctccttcccccagagcaccACCGTCGGATCCTCCGCATCggctgccgtgggcagcgaactcagctaccagggagtgCCTGTCTCCAACGGGGCCTTCGGCTACGGCTACGGCTACGGCTTGGGAGGCCTGGGCTGCTATGGTGGCAGAGGTCTCGGCTGGTtcggtggcaggagaggctgctacCCTTGCTAA